A single Nitrosospira multiformis ATCC 25196 DNA region contains:
- the groL gene encoding chaperonin GroEL (60 kDa chaperone family; promotes refolding of misfolded polypeptides especially under stressful conditions; forms two stacked rings of heptamers to form a barrel-shaped 14mer; ends can be capped by GroES; misfolded proteins enter the barrel where they are refolded when GroES binds), with translation MAAKEVKFSDSARHKMVNGVNILADAVKVTLGPKGRNVVLERSYGSPTITKDGVSVAKEIELKDKFENMGAQMVKEVASKTSDVAGDGTTTATVLAQSIVKEGMKYVAAGMNPMDLKRGIDKAVVATVEELKKLSKPCTTGKEIAQVGSISANSDPEIGKIIADAMEKVGKEGVITVEDGSGLQNELEVVEGMQFDRGYLSPYFINNADRQIALLESPFILLHDKKISNIRDLLPVLEQVAKAGKPLLIIAEDVDGEALATLVVNNIRGILKTCAVKAPGFGDRRKAMLEDIAILTGGTVIAEEVGLSLEKATLAELGQAKRVEVGKEETTIIDGAGDTQNIEGRVKQIRAQIEEATSDYDKEKLQERVAKLAGGVALIKVGAATEVEMKEKKARVEDALHATRAAVEEGIVPGGGVALLRTRSAVSNLKGDNHDQDAGIKIVLRALEEPLRQIVANCGDEPSVVINKVLEGTENFGYNAASSEYGDMVQMGVLDPTKVTRYALQHAASIAGLMLTTDALVAEVPKEEGAGGGMGGGMGGMGGMGGMGGMDM, from the coding sequence ATGGCAGCGAAAGAGGTTAAATTCAGCGATTCAGCTCGCCACAAGATGGTGAATGGAGTCAACATCCTGGCCGATGCGGTAAAAGTCACTCTCGGACCCAAGGGGCGTAATGTCGTCCTGGAGCGTTCCTACGGCTCGCCCACCATCACCAAGGATGGAGTTTCAGTAGCGAAGGAAATCGAACTGAAAGACAAGTTCGAGAACATGGGTGCGCAGATGGTAAAGGAAGTCGCCAGCAAGACTTCCGATGTTGCCGGTGACGGCACGACCACGGCTACCGTTCTGGCGCAATCCATTGTCAAGGAAGGCATGAAGTACGTCGCCGCCGGGATGAATCCCATGGATCTCAAGCGGGGAATCGACAAGGCGGTCGTCGCCACGGTTGAGGAACTGAAGAAACTTTCCAAACCCTGCACCACCGGCAAGGAAATCGCGCAGGTCGGCAGCATTTCCGCCAATTCCGATCCCGAAATCGGCAAGATCATTGCTGATGCAATGGAAAAAGTTGGCAAGGAAGGTGTCATCACCGTGGAGGACGGTTCCGGGCTGCAAAACGAACTGGAAGTAGTCGAAGGCATGCAGTTCGATCGTGGCTACCTGTCGCCCTACTTCATTAACAATGCGGACAGGCAGATCGCACTGCTGGAAAGCCCGTTCATCCTCTTGCACGACAAGAAAATCTCCAACATCCGTGACTTGCTGCCAGTACTGGAACAGGTGGCGAAGGCCGGCAAGCCGTTGCTGATCATCGCTGAAGATGTCGATGGTGAAGCGCTCGCCACGCTGGTGGTCAACAACATCCGCGGCATTCTCAAGACCTGCGCAGTGAAAGCGCCCGGCTTTGGTGACCGCCGCAAAGCCATGCTCGAGGATATCGCCATTCTCACCGGCGGTACGGTGATTGCCGAAGAAGTGGGCCTCTCGCTGGAAAAGGCGACCCTGGCGGAACTGGGGCAAGCCAAGCGGGTGGAAGTCGGCAAGGAGGAAACTACCATCATCGACGGCGCCGGGGATACCCAGAACATCGAAGGCCGTGTGAAGCAGATCCGCGCCCAGATCGAAGAAGCGACCAGCGACTACGATAAGGAGAAACTGCAGGAGCGCGTGGCGAAGCTGGCCGGCGGCGTGGCGTTGATCAAAGTGGGCGCTGCGACAGAAGTGGAGATGAAGGAGAAAAAAGCGCGGGTGGAAGATGCGTTGCATGCTACCCGGGCTGCGGTGGAAGAAGGTATCGTTCCCGGCGGCGGTGTCGCGCTCCTGCGCACCCGTAGCGCGGTGTCGAACCTGAAAGGCGACAACCATGACCAGGATGCCGGAATCAAGATCGTTCTGCGTGCCCTGGAAGAGCCCTTGCGTCAGATCGTTGCCAACTGCGGTGATGAGCCTTCCGTGGTCATCAACAAGGTTCTGGAAGGAACGGAGAACTTCGGCTATAACGCGGCCAGCAGTGAATATGGTGACATGGTTCAAATGGGTGTGCTCGACCCCACCAAAGTGACGCGTTATGCCTTGCAGCATGCTGCTTCTATCGCAGGTCTGATGCTCACCACGGATGCGCTGGTAGCGGAAGTGCCCAAGGAAGAGGGTGCCGGCGGCGGTATGGGCGGAGGCATGGGCGGTATGGGTGGCATGGGTGGCATGGGCGGCATGGACATGTAA
- the groES gene encoding co-chaperone GroES, with translation MQIRPLHDRVIVKRLEEERKTASGIVIPDSAAEKPDQGEIIAVGKGKVGDDGNVRPLEVKVGDKVLFGKYSGQTVKISGEELLVMREEDIMGVVEG, from the coding sequence ATGCAGATTCGTCCCTTACACGACCGCGTCATCGTCAAGCGGCTGGAAGAAGAGCGCAAGACCGCATCCGGTATTGTCATACCTGACAGCGCTGCGGAGAAGCCGGATCAGGGCGAAATTATCGCGGTAGGTAAAGGCAAGGTCGGCGACGACGGCAATGTCCGTCCGCTGGAAGTGAAAGTCGGCGATAAGGTATTGTTCGGCAAATATTCCGGACAGACCGTGAAGATATCGGGAGAAGAACTTCTGGTGATGCGCGAAGAAGACATCATGGGCGTTGTTGAAGGTTAA
- a CDS encoding IS5 family transposase (programmed frameshift), translated as MRDLFYLSETQFNRIKPYFPLSHGVPRVDDLRVISGIIYVIRNGLQWKDAPREYGPHKTLYNRFVRWSRLGVFNRIFVELTGKEETPERLMIDATHLKAHRTAASLLKKGMFPRRIGRTKGGLNSKLHVVCDGQGKPVAMLLSEGQMSDYKGARVLLPSLPKAKTLIADRGYDAAWFRAALRAKGMTPCIPTKRNRKIQIKYDKTLYRQRHRIENMFARLKDWRRIAMRYDRCAHTFFSAICIAATVIFYLN; from the exons ATGAGAGATTTGTTTTACCTGTCGGAAACACAGTTCAACCGTATAAAACCTTATTTTCCCTTGTCCCACGGAGTTCCCCGTGTTGATGATCTGCGGGTGATCAGCGGGATCATCTACGTCATTCGGAATGGCCTGCAATGGAAGGATGCCCCCAGGGAATACGGGCCGCACAAGACACTGTATAACCGTTTCGTGCGCTGGAGCCGACTGGGCGTGTTCAACCGCATCTTTGTGGAACTGACCGGTAAAGAGGAAACGCCCGAGAGGCTGATGATCGACGCCACGCATCTGAAGGCCCACCGCACGGCAGCCAGCCTGCTAAAAAAGGGGATGT TTCCCCGCCGTATCGGTCGCACAAAGGGCGGCCTGAACTCGAAGCTTCATGTGGTCTGCGACGGTCAGGGCAAGCCTGTGGCCATGCTCCTGTCCGAAGGGCAGATGAGCGATTACAAGGGAGCACGTGTGCTGCTGCCGTCATTGCCCAAAGCCAAAACCCTGATTGCAGACCGCGGCTATGACGCTGCCTGGTTCCGGGCAGCGTTGCGTGCCAAAGGCATGACGCCCTGCATACCGACAAAAAGGAATCGCAAAATCCAGATCAAATACGACAAGACCCTCTACAGGCAAAGGCACAGGATCGAGAACATGTTCGCTCGGCTCAAGGACTGGCGCAGGATCGCCATGCGTTACGACCGCTGTGCCCATACCTTCTTCTCTGCCATCTGTATCGCCGCAACTGTCATCTTCTATCTCAATTAA
- a CDS encoding methyltransferase family protein translates to MSARIDGRQRGKAGMTPLSKILHSQRFHIYSGVLLATLFGFFAWAHFNKYLETGEWTLLLVILSETLTTGFFIFRSTPRTVSVALSDWLVAIAGSFAPLLLRPATWGVFPAASSLIALGTLLQIVSLLSLNRSFALVAAKREIKTAWMYGIVRHPLYACYFLVFGGYVLVHTTLTNVLIFAATMGFLWVRIQREERHLALDPAYRTYMLRVPYRLVPFVF, encoded by the coding sequence ATGTCAGCTCGAATCGACGGTCGCCAAAGGGGTAAAGCGGGCATGACCCCATTGTCAAAAATACTGCACTCCCAACGGTTCCATATATACAGCGGCGTGCTGCTGGCAACGTTATTTGGATTCTTTGCCTGGGCGCACTTCAACAAGTACCTGGAAACTGGGGAATGGACACTGTTGCTGGTCATCCTTTCCGAAACCCTGACGACGGGATTCTTTATCTTCCGCAGCACTCCGCGAACTGTTTCCGTGGCGCTGTCCGACTGGCTGGTCGCTATCGCCGGTTCCTTCGCGCCGCTGTTGCTCCGCCCTGCAACCTGGGGGGTGTTTCCTGCCGCGAGCAGCCTCATTGCGCTCGGCACCCTGCTACAGATCGTCAGCCTGCTGTCCCTCAATCGCAGTTTTGCGCTCGTCGCGGCCAAGCGTGAAATCAAGACGGCCTGGATGTACGGAATCGTGCGCCATCCGCTCTATGCCTGTTATTTTCTCGTGTTTGGCGGCTACGTGCTGGTGCATACGACACTTACAAATGTGCTTATCTTTGCGGCGACCATGGGATTTCTCTGGGTGCGGATCCAACGCGAGGAAAGACATCTTGCATTGGACCCGGCCTACCGCACTTACATGCTCCGGGTACCTTACCGGCTCGTGCCGTTCGTGTTTTAG
- a CDS encoding ATPase: protein MANPIGELLVREGLISSAQLAQAVARQRQDNGRLGDILASLGFLTANQFRQFFQPVPQVPVKVADTGLSEAFLTDLLLKAAYLEAGTFSLQQISDTLSLPFSVVDELAELMKADQLVAIRSATGYSRASHVLELTKRGRERAEAALDTSRYVGAAPVPLRDYSRAVARQCVRQVEVDDQWIRDSLKHMVIGERMLNQLGPAFGSGRSIFFYGPPGTGKTSITEILGRALPGHIYIPQAIEISGQVIRLFDPSIHFSVEDESPEDPGLDLSRSVKHDLRWKKCRRPVVMVGGELTLDMLDLRYDASSKFYEAPIQMKAGNGVFILDDFGRQQVEPRQLLNRWIIPLERGTDFPTLHTGLKFEIPFDQITVFCTNLRPGDLVDEAFLRRIRHKIQVQYQTEDEFREILRRVCEGQGIAYDAEAAEYLLDNHYRKAGRPLTGSHPRDLVEHIVDRARFMRRHPELTPETVDLAAASYFVEM, encoded by the coding sequence ATGGCAAACCCTATCGGTGAACTGCTGGTTCGCGAAGGCCTGATCTCGTCTGCCCAACTGGCGCAGGCGGTTGCCCGCCAGAGGCAGGACAACGGCCGGCTGGGGGATATCCTCGCCTCGCTTGGCTTTCTCACGGCAAACCAGTTTCGCCAGTTCTTCCAACCTGTTCCGCAGGTCCCGGTGAAGGTGGCGGACACGGGGCTGAGTGAAGCTTTTCTCACCGACCTGCTGCTCAAGGCCGCCTATCTCGAGGCCGGCACATTCTCCTTGCAGCAGATCTCCGATACGCTCTCTCTCCCGTTCAGTGTCGTCGATGAACTGGCGGAACTGATGAAGGCGGATCAACTGGTCGCCATCCGTTCAGCCACCGGCTACAGCCGGGCCTCCCATGTTCTCGAACTGACCAAGCGCGGGCGGGAAAGAGCGGAAGCCGCCCTCGACACCAGCCGTTATGTGGGCGCGGCGCCCGTCCCTTTGCGGGACTACAGCCGCGCCGTGGCACGGCAATGCGTCCGTCAGGTGGAAGTGGACGATCAATGGATACGCGACTCCCTCAAGCACATGGTCATCGGCGAGAGAATGCTCAACCAGCTGGGCCCGGCGTTTGGTTCGGGGCGGTCCATCTTCTTCTATGGCCCCCCCGGAACGGGAAAAACGAGCATTACCGAAATACTGGGCCGTGCGTTGCCGGGACACATCTATATCCCGCAGGCGATAGAGATCAGCGGCCAGGTGATTCGCCTGTTCGATCCCTCAATTCACTTCAGCGTGGAAGATGAATCCCCGGAAGACCCCGGGCTTGACCTGAGCCGGAGCGTGAAGCATGACCTCCGCTGGAAAAAATGCCGGCGCCCTGTGGTGATGGTAGGCGGAGAGCTGACGCTCGACATGCTCGACCTGCGTTATGACGCCAGCAGCAAATTCTATGAAGCTCCGATCCAGATGAAAGCCGGAAACGGCGTATTCATCCTTGATGACTTTGGCCGCCAGCAGGTGGAACCGCGCCAGCTGCTCAATCGCTGGATCATCCCCCTTGAGCGCGGTACCGATTTCCCCACGCTCCATACCGGCCTGAAATTCGAGATACCCTTCGACCAGATCACGGTTTTCTGTACCAATCTGCGCCCGGGGGATCTGGTCGATGAGGCGTTTTTGCGCCGTATTCGCCACAAGATACAGGTGCAGTACCAGACCGAAGACGAGTTCAGGGAAATCCTGCGGCGCGTGTGCGAGGGCCAGGGAATCGCTTACGACGCGGAAGCGGCCGAATATCTGCTGGATAATCATTACCGCAAGGCCGGGCGGCCGCTAACGGGCAGCCATCCGCGGGATCTGGTGGAACATATCGTGGATCGCGCGCGTTTCATGCGGCGGCATCCGGAATTGACACCCGAGACTGTGGACCTGGCCGCAGCCAGCTACTTCGTGGAGATGTGA
- a CDS encoding LytR C-terminal domain-containing protein, whose amino-acid sequence MFRIKQLAWAMGCVSLMSGCTLYPWYQNKAGQAVNVKPVMEVRHAIRSADALYQLGRYYQAKVDYAEAIAAYEKALEADPRHVEAHNGLGVAHCLLDRHELALQYFRKAIGMAPLAAHLHNNLGYAHLVHGQEAEAVSAFERALLLEPHNQRARRHLAAVYKKAGLHDKAAALTVAPSGAPVGATKAPPTAPIPTPAPGTPAGTPAGIPSAAISAISPPMAAAPGEKQKLSCSAAARLLQVTPGVFEFRMAETEAMTAMPSGKIIGRTAPPQDSGKFSGQDIRIEVSNGNGLPGMARQVSDFLQQNGFARARLTDRQPYQQALTEIHYRPGHSGVAEEISRLMPGGSGVPTVESYNLRRDIHVRVMLGKDAVRQVAHLESPQKVQIAQGTAGAVE is encoded by the coding sequence ATGTTCAGAATCAAGCAGCTTGCATGGGCGATGGGTTGCGTATCGCTCATGAGCGGGTGCACGTTGTATCCGTGGTATCAGAACAAGGCCGGGCAGGCTGTTAACGTCAAGCCGGTGATGGAAGTCCGCCACGCGATTCGCAGTGCGGACGCGCTGTATCAGCTTGGACGATATTACCAGGCCAAGGTCGACTATGCGGAAGCCATTGCAGCCTACGAGAAGGCGCTGGAGGCAGACCCTCGTCATGTCGAGGCGCACAATGGCCTGGGCGTGGCCCATTGCCTTCTGGACCGGCATGAACTGGCGCTGCAGTATTTCCGGAAAGCGATCGGGATGGCCCCCCTGGCCGCCCATCTGCACAATAATCTAGGCTATGCCCACCTGGTGCACGGACAGGAAGCTGAAGCCGTGTCAGCGTTCGAGCGGGCGCTGTTGCTCGAGCCTCACAACCAGCGGGCGCGACGCCACCTCGCCGCCGTCTACAAAAAGGCGGGACTGCACGACAAGGCTGCTGCGCTGACCGTGGCACCCTCTGGAGCCCCTGTGGGAGCCACCAAGGCACCCCCCACGGCACCCATACCAACGCCTGCTCCCGGCACTCCTGCCGGTACTCCCGCTGGTATTCCTTCTGCTGCCATATCGGCCATATCGCCTCCCATGGCAGCCGCACCGGGCGAGAAACAGAAGTTGTCATGCAGCGCCGCAGCGCGACTGCTGCAGGTTACACCCGGTGTGTTCGAGTTCCGGATGGCCGAAACGGAGGCGATGACAGCCATGCCTTCGGGTAAAATCATCGGCAGGACCGCTCCCCCGCAGGATTCGGGCAAGTTTTCCGGCCAGGACATCCGCATCGAGGTCTCGAATGGCAATGGCTTACCCGGCATGGCCAGGCAGGTATCCGATTTTCTGCAGCAGAACGGGTTCGCCAGGGCACGCCTCACCGACCGGCAGCCGTATCAGCAGGCCCTGACGGAAATACACTATCGGCCGGGCCATTCCGGAGTGGCCGAGGAGATCAGCCGGTTGATGCCAGGGGGGAGCGGGGTCCCCACAGTGGAGAGTTATAATCTCCGCAGGGACATTCATGTGCGGGTGATGCTGGGCAAGGACGCTGTGCGCCAGGTAGCTCACCTGGAGAGTCCGCAAAAAGTGCAGATTGCGCAAGGAACTGCCGGAGCCGTCGAGTAA